A portion of the Mesobacillus sp. AQ2 genome contains these proteins:
- a CDS encoding C39 family peptidase: MNKKIFFRTLSIGVIFLVTFLGGEKIRSIENPTAEAKTEEAPKITRTKAHLVNKNIENKTLLKNFTNKEEKILIDGVPHVSQLPELQRGCEVTSLSMLLQYEGIAVDKMTLAQKIHKIPFRDANYVRGNPYDGFVGDIYTFSKSGYGVYHGPVANLAETFLPGKVKDVTGQPFKTVTELLDSGSPVWVIINSTFAPLPESEFTTWKTNTGDVKITYREHSVLIVGYDENYLYINDPLDVTGYKTVSRKAFEQAWIQMGSQAIGIEK; this comes from the coding sequence TTGAATAAAAAAATCTTTTTCAGGACATTGTCAATAGGAGTCATTTTCCTTGTTACCTTCCTCGGTGGCGAGAAGATCCGATCGATTGAAAACCCTACAGCAGAGGCTAAAACAGAAGAAGCACCCAAAATTACCAGGACTAAAGCCCATCTCGTGAACAAGAATATCGAAAATAAAACACTTCTTAAAAATTTTACGAATAAAGAAGAAAAAATCCTCATTGACGGGGTCCCACACGTGAGCCAGCTCCCCGAATTGCAGCGAGGGTGTGAAGTAACCAGTTTGTCCATGCTGCTGCAATATGAAGGAATTGCAGTGGATAAGATGACTTTAGCCCAGAAAATACATAAAATTCCCTTCCGTGACGCGAATTATGTCAGAGGCAACCCGTATGATGGATTTGTTGGCGATATTTATACATTCAGCAAATCTGGTTACGGTGTTTATCATGGACCAGTCGCCAACCTTGCAGAAACCTTCCTTCCAGGAAAGGTCAAGGATGTGACTGGACAGCCGTTTAAGACAGTAACTGAGCTGCTTGACAGCGGTTCGCCGGTCTGGGTCATCATTAATTCGACGTTTGCCCCATTGCCAGAATCCGAGTTCACAACCTGGAAAACCAATACCGGTGATGTCAAGATTACATACAGAGAACACAGTGTATTAATCGTCGGCTATGACGAAAATTACTTATACATCAACGACCCTCTTGATGTTACAGGCTACAAGACTGTTTCACGCAAAGCATTTGAACAAGCATGGATTCAAATGGGCAGCCAGGCAATAGGCATCGAAAAGTAA
- a CDS encoding amidase domain-containing protein has product MRKQLQELLEQRVLQCVSMPRNQLHECAGIELKKQSFANRSAEIVKAKADGRIKQRFEDNENASVLYDVHFQYLIKQRGLFYMEEEVEKRRAEFYKGILVNDEKLNENEPTEKIEEALPVFSHEVDGQERKGFRYDRLKAVQYAERWWNDYNPAYKKFEVDCTNYISQCLHVGGAPMRGYPNRSNGWWMQNNNWSFSWSVANALRWHIPGSKFGLRGREVSSAEKLKLGDVICYDFQGDGRFDHTTIVTGHDADGMPLVNAHTYNSRMRYWAYEDSTAYTPNIKYKFLMITDDRDE; this is encoded by the coding sequence ATGCGTAAACAACTGCAGGAGCTGCTGGAACAGCGAGTCCTTCAATGTGTATCCATGCCTCGCAATCAATTGCATGAGTGTGCGGGCATTGAGTTAAAAAAGCAGAGCTTTGCAAACAGGTCTGCTGAGATTGTAAAAGCAAAGGCAGATGGCAGGATTAAGCAAAGATTTGAAGATAATGAGAATGCATCTGTTTTATATGATGTTCACTTTCAGTATTTGATCAAGCAAAGAGGTTTATTTTACATGGAGGAAGAAGTGGAAAAGAGGCGGGCCGAATTCTACAAAGGGATCCTGGTGAACGACGAGAAGTTGAATGAAAATGAACCCACGGAGAAAATTGAAGAGGCTTTGCCTGTCTTTTCGCATGAGGTGGACGGACAGGAGAGGAAGGGCTTCAGATATGATAGGTTAAAGGCTGTCCAGTATGCTGAACGCTGGTGGAATGACTATAATCCCGCATATAAGAAGTTCGAAGTGGATTGTACCAATTATATATCGCAGTGTCTGCATGTTGGCGGGGCACCGATGAGAGGCTATCCAAACCGAAGCAATGGCTGGTGGATGCAGAATAATAACTGGAGCTTCAGCTGGTCGGTTGCTAATGCGTTGCGCTGGCATATTCCTGGTTCAAAGTTTGGGCTAAGGGGCAGAGAGGTGAGCAGTGCTGAAAAGCTGAAGCTCGGCGATGTGATCTGCTACGATTTCCAGGGAGATGGACGATTCGATCATACGACCATTGTAACCGGGCATGACGCGGACGGAATGCCGCTTGTCAACGCCCATACGTATAACTCCCGAATGAGGTACTGGGCATATGAGGATTCGACGGCCTATACCCCGAATATAAAGTATAAGTTCCTTATGATTACTGATGACCGTGATGAGTGA
- a CDS encoding phenylalanine--tRNA ligase beta subunit-related protein: MEIQVSRMICNLNPGFTIGMIEYKNIQVGESPQMLKGRLQLFQESIYFDLLEKNVTELEGIKEWRGIFKATGKDPNRYRHSAEALYRRISKQNYLQTIHSAIDLNNFFSLEYQIPIGIYDSDKLQGNITIKVGEENEEYGGLNGRTNNLANLIISADDKGPFGSPFVDSERTAVTEETRNALQIVYLRPSSPSTEMEKMTESLMNMFTQIHGGTGTFKLVGC; encoded by the coding sequence ATGGAAATTCAAGTTTCCAGGATGATATGCAATCTCAATCCCGGATTCACAATCGGAATGATCGAGTATAAGAACATACAAGTAGGCGAGTCTCCTCAAATGTTGAAAGGCAGACTGCAGCTCTTCCAGGAATCAATATACTTTGACCTTTTGGAAAAAAACGTTACGGAGCTTGAAGGAATCAAAGAGTGGCGAGGAATCTTCAAAGCAACGGGGAAGGATCCTAACCGATATAGACATTCGGCCGAAGCCCTTTACCGAAGGATCTCTAAGCAGAATTACCTTCAAACCATACATAGTGCGATAGATCTGAATAATTTCTTCTCGCTTGAATATCAAATTCCAATTGGTATTTACGACAGTGACAAACTGCAGGGGAATATCACAATTAAAGTTGGCGAAGAAAATGAAGAGTACGGAGGTCTGAATGGCAGAACTAATAATCTTGCTAACTTGATCATATCTGCAGACGATAAAGGACCGTTCGGAAGCCCTTTTGTCGATTCTGAAAGGACCGCAGTGACAGAAGAAACAAGAAATGCGTTGCAGATTGTCTATTTAAGGCCTTCTTCTCCGTCAACAGAAATGGAGAAGATGACCGAATCACTCATGAATATGTTCACCCAGATTCATGGAGGAACTGGTACATTTAAACTCGTGGGATGCTGA
- a CDS encoding PrkA family serine protein kinase — MDILKKIEMYRQDEEKLKWEGTFREYLEIVKEQPWVAQSAHSRVYNMIKDAGIENEKGKKRYSFFSSQLFGLEEALERLVEEYFHPAAKRLDVRKRILLLMGPVSGGKSTLVTMLKRGLEAYSHTDRGAIYAIKGCPMHEDPLHMIPHHLRKDFYDEYGIRIEGNLSPLNMMRLDQEYGGRIEDVIVERVFFSEDKRTGIGTFSPSDPKSQDIADLTGSIDFSTIAEYGSESDPRAYRFDGELNKANRGMMEFQEMLKCDEKFLWHLLSLTQEGNFKAGRFALISADELIVAHTNETEYRSFISNKKNEALHSRIIVMPIPYNLKVSEEEKIYDKMIRESDVNDVHIAPHTLRVAAMFTILTRLKDPKKGDIDLIKKMRLYDGESVEGYNRADVEELKKEHQDEGMSGIDPRYVINRISSTIIRKEVKTINALDVLRSLKEGLDQHPSITAETRERYLNYISLARKEYDDIAKKEVQKAFVYSYEESAKTLMDNYLDNVEAYCNKAKLRDPLTGEEINPDEKLMRSIEEQIGISENAKKAFREEILIRISAYARKGKRFDYNSHDRLREAIQKKLFADLKDVVKITTSTKTPDETQLKKINNVVARLIDEHGYNSTSANELLRYVGSLLNR; from the coding sequence ATGGATATTTTAAAAAAGATTGAAATGTATCGCCAGGATGAAGAGAAGCTTAAGTGGGAAGGGACGTTCAGGGAATATCTTGAAATTGTAAAGGAACAGCCTTGGGTTGCTCAATCGGCACATTCGCGTGTATATAATATGATCAAAGACGCAGGAATTGAAAACGAAAAAGGAAAAAAAAGGTATTCCTTCTTTAGTTCCCAATTGTTTGGTCTTGAAGAGGCACTGGAAAGGCTTGTTGAAGAGTATTTTCATCCGGCGGCTAAAAGGCTGGATGTGAGGAAGCGGATCCTGCTGTTGATGGGCCCGGTAAGCGGCGGAAAATCCACCCTGGTCACCATGCTGAAAAGAGGGTTGGAGGCATACTCGCATACTGATAGAGGGGCGATCTACGCAATTAAGGGATGCCCTATGCATGAAGATCCGCTGCATATGATCCCGCATCATCTCCGCAAGGATTTTTATGATGAATATGGCATCAGGATTGAAGGCAATCTGTCGCCGCTTAATATGATGAGGCTTGACCAGGAGTATGGCGGCAGGATTGAAGATGTCATCGTTGAGAGAGTCTTCTTCTCAGAAGACAAAAGAACAGGGATTGGCACATTCAGCCCTTCTGATCCTAAATCACAGGATATCGCGGATTTAACCGGAAGCATTGATTTCTCCACGATTGCCGAGTATGGTTCTGAATCCGATCCGCGGGCATATCGCTTTGATGGTGAACTGAATAAAGCGAACCGGGGCATGATGGAGTTCCAGGAAATGCTGAAGTGTGACGAGAAATTCCTCTGGCATTTGCTGAGCCTGACGCAGGAAGGCAATTTTAAAGCGGGAAGATTCGCATTGATCAGTGCGGATGAATTGATTGTTGCCCATACCAATGAAACGGAATACCGTTCATTCATTTCGAATAAAAAGAACGAAGCGCTACATTCACGTATAATCGTTATGCCGATACCGTACAACTTAAAAGTGTCCGAAGAAGAGAAAATTTATGACAAGATGATCAGGGAAAGCGATGTGAACGATGTCCATATCGCGCCGCATACCCTAAGGGTTGCTGCAATGTTCACGATCCTTACACGCCTGAAGGATCCGAAAAAAGGTGATATTGACCTGATAAAGAAAATGAGGCTGTACGACGGTGAAAGTGTAGAGGGTTATAACCGGGCAGATGTTGAGGAATTGAAAAAAGAGCACCAGGATGAGGGGATGAGCGGAATTGATCCTCGCTATGTTATCAATCGGATTTCCTCCACAATTATCAGGAAAGAAGTCAAAACGATCAATGCACTGGATGTATTACGGTCATTGAAAGAGGGACTTGACCAGCACCCTTCGATCACTGCAGAAACAAGGGAACGTTATCTGAATTATATTTCCCTTGCCCGGAAAGAGTATGATGATATCGCCAAGAAGGAAGTTCAAAAAGCATTCGTGTACTCATATGAAGAATCAGCTAAAACCCTTATGGATAATTACCTTGATAATGTTGAGGCCTATTGCAATAAGGCGAAGCTTCGCGATCCGCTCACTGGAGAGGAAATCAATCCGGATGAGAAGCTGATGCGTTCGATCGAGGAACAGATTGGCATTTCCGAAAATGCGAAGAAAGCGTTCCGTGAAGAGATTTTAATCAGAATTTCTGCTTATGCGCGTAAAGGCAAGCGGTTTGATTATAATTCCCATGATCGCCTGCGTGAAGCGATCCAGAAAAAGCTGTTTGCTGATCTGAAGGATGTTGTGAAAATCACGACTTCCACGAAAACTCCTGATGAGACCCAGCTGAAGAAAATCAATAATGTTGTCGCAAGGCTAATTGATGAGCATGGCTACAACTCCACTTCCGCCAACGAATTGCTGCGGTATGTTGGAAGCTTATTAAATAGGTAG
- the queG gene encoding tRNA epoxyqueuosine(34) reductase QueG, giving the protein MDMASLKKEIIAYSKTIGIDKIGFAAPSTFEEMKVRLYMQQQLHYQSGFEEKDIEKRTEPALIFDRPKSIISIALAYPSKMKTKVISKKGERRGIFCRASWGTDYHAVLRDRLKKLEEFIALKVPEARFKSMVDTGELVDRAVAERAGIGWSGKNCSIITPEFGSYVYLGEMITNIPFEPDHPMEDRCGSCNKCVDVCPTGALVQGGQLDAQKCIAFVTQTKGFLADEFRDKLGNRLYGCDTCQTVCPENKGKDFHFHEEMEPDPEIAKPLLKPLLTISNREFKEKFGHVSGSWRGKKPIQRNAIIALAHFKDDTAIPELIMVLKEDPRPVLRGTAAWALGKIGGHDALDALQHASSFEKDEEVLQEISKGLDFFNEKEQSDIPI; this is encoded by the coding sequence ATGGATATGGCAAGTTTGAAGAAGGAGATCATAGCTTACAGCAAAACGATCGGCATCGATAAAATTGGTTTTGCAGCACCATCGACCTTTGAAGAGATGAAGGTCCGGTTATACATGCAGCAGCAACTTCACTATCAATCAGGATTTGAAGAAAAGGATATTGAAAAGAGAACGGAGCCTGCCCTGATTTTTGATCGTCCTAAATCAATCATTTCGATTGCTCTCGCCTATCCTTCAAAAATGAAAACGAAAGTGATCAGCAAGAAGGGGGAAAGGCGGGGAATCTTCTGTCGGGCGTCATGGGGGACTGATTACCACGCGGTCCTGAGGGACAGGCTGAAAAAACTCGAGGAATTTATTGCTTTGAAAGTTCCTGAAGCCCGCTTCAAATCGATGGTCGATACGGGTGAACTGGTGGACAGGGCAGTTGCGGAACGAGCGGGCATCGGCTGGAGCGGCAAAAACTGTTCGATTATCACACCCGAGTTTGGATCATACGTCTATCTAGGCGAAATGATTACGAATATACCGTTTGAGCCTGACCATCCCATGGAGGATCGTTGTGGCAGCTGTAACAAGTGTGTGGATGTCTGTCCTACAGGTGCGCTGGTACAGGGCGGTCAGCTGGATGCGCAAAAATGTATTGCTTTTGTGACTCAAACTAAGGGGTTTTTAGCGGATGAGTTTCGGGATAAGCTGGGCAACCGATTATATGGCTGTGATACTTGCCAGACAGTTTGCCCAGAAAACAAAGGGAAGGATTTTCATTTCCATGAAGAAATGGAGCCAGACCCTGAAATTGCAAAGCCGTTGCTGAAACCTTTATTGACCATCAGCAACCGGGAGTTTAAAGAAAAATTCGGACATGTTTCAGGTTCATGGCGCGGAAAGAAGCCTATCCAGCGTAATGCGATTATTGCCCTGGCTCATTTTAAGGATGATACAGCGATACCGGAGTTGATAATGGTCCTGAAGGAGGATCCAAGACCTGTTCTCAGAGGAACGGCAGCATGGGCGCTTGGCAAAATTGGCGGACACGACGCGTTGGACGCATTGCAGCATGCTTCTTCTTTTGAGAAGGATGAAGAAGTATTGCAGGAAATCAGTAAAGGCTTGGATTTTTTTAATGAAAAGGAACAGTCTGATATCCCAATTTAG
- the nfsA gene encoding oxygen-insensitive NADPH nitroreductase, translated as MNQVIETILNHRSVRSFRDQTLDREQIEAIVKSAQAASTSSFVQAYSIIGVTDQENKDRLSEIAGNQAYVAANGHFFVFCADLHRHKVLAEMENVDLNDSIESTEKFMVALIDAALAAQNAAIAAESMGLGICYIGGIRNDLEAVKEVLKTPEHVIPLFGMAVGYPNKETDLKPRLAMEHVYMENEYQQDQSLFEKQLQDYNETTSQYYRERTGGKREDTWTGQMAKMLGRKSRMYMKEFVEKQNLNKK; from the coding sequence ATGAACCAGGTAATCGAAACCATTTTAAACCATCGCTCAGTAAGGAGCTTTAGGGATCAGACGCTGGACCGGGAACAGATAGAAGCGATTGTAAAAAGCGCACAGGCAGCTTCTACTTCCAGCTTCGTCCAGGCTTATTCGATTATTGGCGTGACGGACCAGGAGAATAAGGACAGGCTGTCTGAAATTGCCGGGAATCAGGCATATGTTGCAGCTAATGGCCATTTCTTTGTGTTTTGTGCGGACCTTCATCGCCATAAGGTCTTGGCTGAGATGGAGAATGTTGATTTGAATGATTCAATTGAGAGTACGGAGAAATTCATGGTTGCATTGATCGATGCGGCCCTGGCTGCGCAGAATGCTGCAATTGCTGCTGAGTCAATGGGTCTTGGTATTTGCTATATCGGCGGAATCCGCAATGACCTGGAAGCAGTAAAAGAAGTTTTAAAGACGCCTGAACATGTTATTCCTCTGTTTGGCATGGCAGTAGGTTATCCTAATAAGGAGACGGATTTAAAGCCTCGTCTTGCAATGGAACATGTCTATATGGAAAATGAGTATCAGCAGGACCAGAGCTTGTTTGAGAAACAGCTGCAGGATTATAATGAAACGACCTCGCAATACTACCGTGAAAGAACGGGTGGGAAACGTGAGGACACCTGGACTGGCCAAATGGCCAAGATGCTAGGCCGTAAATCGCGGATGTATATGAAGGAATTCGTGGAAAAACAGAATTTGAATAAAAAATAA
- the trmL gene encoding tRNA (uridine(34)/cytosine(34)/5-carboxymethylaminomethyluridine(34)-2'-O)-methyltransferase TrmL yields the protein MALHVVLYQPLIPANTGNIARTCAGTDTKLHLIRPLGFSTDDKMLKRAGLDYWEHVKIHYYDSLDDFYQQNEGGKFFYVTKFGKKAHSAFDYSATDQEYFFIFGRETTGLPKEVIENNMDRCLRLPMNENIRSLNLSNTAAILIYEALRQQDYRDLRKY from the coding sequence ATGGCATTGCATGTTGTATTATACCAGCCGCTCATTCCAGCCAACACTGGCAATATCGCGCGCACATGCGCTGGTACCGATACCAAGCTTCACTTGATCAGGCCGTTGGGATTTTCAACGGATGATAAGATGCTGAAGCGTGCCGGGTTGGATTATTGGGAACACGTAAAGATCCATTACTATGATTCGCTGGATGATTTTTATCAACAGAATGAGGGTGGAAAATTCTTTTATGTGACCAAGTTTGGCAAGAAGGCGCATTCTGCTTTTGATTATAGTGCAACCGATCAGGAGTACTTCTTTATTTTTGGCCGGGAAACAACCGGACTTCCTAAAGAAGTGATTGAAAACAATATGGACAGATGCCTGAGGCTGCCTATGAATGAAAATATTCGTTCATTAAATCTGTCCAATACAGCCGCTATCCTGATTTATGAGGCATTGAGGCAGCAGGATTATCGCGATTTGCGCAAATATTAG
- a CDS encoding sugar-binding transcriptional regulator has translation MEKEKLLKIIEAAKLYYLLDYNQNDIAKELGVSRPTVSRFLQIAKQEGIVDIKIMDPTEDVENLSLQLEQKFGLKKAIVTHIPQYDDTVIKTYLGEKAASFLNEVVEHDDIIGVTWGTTLYHVALELKQKPCKNVKVVQLKGGVSHSETNTYANEILYLFGKAFNSAPHHLPLPAIVDHVVVKQAMEADRHIKKILEMGKQSNIAVYTIGPIKSESLLFQLGYFTEEDLQVIYSKAVGDICSRFFDKDGQVCNENLNARTLGIELEELKKKKYSILVAGGAHKIEGIYGALKGNYTNVLVTDQFTAKFLLDK, from the coding sequence ATGGAAAAAGAAAAATTATTGAAGATAATCGAGGCTGCAAAGCTATATTATCTACTGGATTATAACCAGAATGATATCGCAAAAGAATTGGGAGTATCGCGACCGACAGTTTCGAGGTTCCTTCAGATAGCGAAGCAGGAGGGGATTGTCGACATCAAGATCATGGATCCGACTGAGGATGTCGAGAATCTGTCATTGCAGCTTGAACAAAAGTTTGGGCTCAAAAAGGCGATTGTTACCCATATTCCCCAATATGATGACACTGTCATCAAAACATATCTTGGGGAGAAGGCGGCTTCTTTTTTGAATGAAGTGGTTGAGCATGATGATATCATTGGTGTAACGTGGGGAACGACGCTTTACCACGTGGCTCTGGAACTGAAACAGAAGCCGTGTAAGAATGTCAAGGTAGTCCAGTTGAAAGGCGGTGTCAGCCATTCTGAAACGAATACATATGCGAATGAAATCCTGTATTTGTTCGGCAAGGCCTTCAACAGTGCACCACACCACCTGCCGCTCCCGGCAATCGTCGACCATGTCGTAGTGAAGCAGGCAATGGAGGCGGACAGGCATATCAAAAAAATCCTCGAAATGGGGAAGCAGTCCAACATCGCCGTCTATACAATCGGGCCGATTAAATCCGAATCTCTATTGTTCCAGTTAGGCTATTTTACAGAAGAGGACCTGCAAGTCATCTATTCTAAAGCCGTAGGGGATATTTGTTCCCGATTCTTCGATAAGGACGGCCAGGTATGTAACGAAAATCTCAATGCGAGAACATTGGGGATCGAGCTGGAAGAGTTAAAAAAGAAAAAGTATTCTATTTTAGTGGCAGGAGGAGCCCATAAAATTGAAGGTATTTATGGTGCTTTAAAAGGGAATTATACAAATGTGCTTGTAACAGACCAGTTCACAGCAAAGTTCCTGTTGGATAAATAA
- the yhbH gene encoding sporulation protein YhbH, whose translation MTDESSHQFVISQEDWSLHRKGHDDQQRHQEKVQEAIKSNLPDLITEENIIMSNGRDVVKIPIRSLDEYKIRYNYDKNKHVGQGNGDSKIGDVVARDGSGQQQGPGKGQGAGDQAGEDYYEAEVSMMEIEEALFKELELPNLKKKEEQEHLVENIEFNDIRKTGLMGNIDKKRTMMSAYKRNAMTGKPAFHPIYKEDLKFKTWNEVVKPDSKAVVLAMMDTSGSMGLWEKYMARSFFFWMTRFLRSKYETVEIEFIAHHTEAKVVTEEDFFSKGESGGTICSSAYRKALELIDLKYNPSKFNIYPFHFSDGDNLTSDNARCVKLVEELMKVSNMFGYGEVNQYNRHSTLMSAYKNIKDEHFRYYILKQKADVFHAMKSFFKQEENKMYA comes from the coding sequence ATGACCGATGAAAGCAGTCACCAGTTTGTGATTTCCCAGGAAGATTGGTCCCTCCACCGCAAAGGACATGATGACCAACAGCGCCATCAGGAAAAGGTGCAGGAAGCAATCAAGAGCAATCTGCCTGATTTGATCACAGAAGAGAACATTATCATGTCCAACGGCAGGGATGTCGTAAAGATTCCGATAAGGTCACTGGATGAGTACAAAATCCGTTATAACTATGATAAGAACAAACATGTAGGCCAGGGCAACGGAGATTCAAAGATTGGGGATGTTGTCGCCCGGGATGGCTCAGGCCAACAGCAGGGACCAGGCAAAGGCCAGGGTGCAGGAGACCAGGCCGGGGAAGATTATTACGAAGCAGAAGTATCGATGATGGAGATTGAGGAGGCCCTATTCAAGGAGTTGGAGCTTCCGAACCTCAAGAAGAAGGAAGAACAGGAACATCTTGTCGAAAACATCGAATTCAATGACATCAGGAAGACAGGGCTCATGGGGAATATTGATAAGAAGCGCACAATGATGTCAGCTTATAAACGAAATGCGATGACCGGAAAACCAGCTTTCCATCCAATCTACAAGGAGGATCTGAAGTTTAAGACCTGGAATGAGGTTGTGAAGCCAGACTCGAAGGCTGTAGTGCTTGCGATGATGGATACGAGCGGAAGTATGGGACTTTGGGAAAAATATATGGCGAGAAGCTTTTTCTTCTGGATGACCCGTTTCCTTCGCTCTAAATATGAAACAGTCGAAATTGAATTCATTGCACATCATACCGAAGCAAAGGTCGTAACCGAGGAAGATTTTTTCTCAAAAGGAGAAAGCGGCGGTACAATTTGTTCGTCCGCCTATCGAAAAGCTTTAGAACTTATAGATTTGAAGTACAATCCAAGCAAGTTCAATATTTATCCATTCCACTTTTCCGATGGTGATAACCTGACCTCCGACAATGCCCGCTGTGTAAAATTAGTTGAAGAACTGATGAAGGTCTCCAATATGTTTGGCTATGGAGAAGTCAATCAGTACAACCGCCACTCGACCCTAATGTCCGCGTATAAAAACATTAAAGATGAACATTTCAGATACTATATCCTCAAGCAAAAAGCCGATGTATTCCATGCCATGAAGAGCTTTTTCAAACAAGAAGAAAATAAAATGTACGCTTAA
- a CDS encoding BCCT family transporter: protein MKKDSSVFFISAGILLLMVLFGVFVPDKLESVTANIQAFITDSLGWYYLILVSLIVIVCLYFLISPLGKIRLGRQDDRPEFSTLSWYAMLFSAGMGIGLVFWGTAEPISHFMVSTPTGSEPGSNQAIRDSMRFTFFHWGIHAWAIYGIVALVLAYFNFRHGKPGLISATLGPILGERTEGTAGKVVDVISVVATVIGVATTLGFGAVQINGGLSYLFGIPASFLTQLLIVLIVTILFMISAWSGLGKGIKILSNVNMLLAGLLLLAMLILGPTQFILNLFTNTIGTYLQNLPSMSFRISPLNEDVRSWINGWTIFYWAWWIAWAPFVGIFIARVSKGRTIREFVFGVLLVPSLIGFLWFSAFGGSAIKLEQEGIAKISELATEEALFGVFANYPMSSLLSILAMILIGTFFITSADSGTFVLGMMTTNGSLTPGNRIKFIWGIMLAAISLVLLYSGGLQALQNTMIVAALPFSIIMAMMALSLIKALNKEARELGIGKIPKRKQ, encoded by the coding sequence ATGAAAAAGGATTCATCAGTATTTTTCATATCGGCCGGGATTTTGCTTCTGATGGTCCTGTTCGGTGTATTTGTACCAGATAAGCTTGAATCAGTAACAGCCAATATTCAGGCTTTCATAACTGATTCTTTAGGATGGTATTATTTAATCCTTGTATCTTTAATTGTTATTGTGTGTCTTTATTTCCTCATTAGCCCACTGGGGAAAATCAGGCTTGGCAGGCAGGACGACCGTCCGGAATTTTCGACGCTGAGCTGGTATGCGATGCTGTTCAGTGCCGGGATGGGGATCGGACTGGTTTTCTGGGGAACTGCTGAGCCAATAAGCCATTTTATGGTATCAACACCGACGGGATCGGAACCGGGATCGAATCAGGCTATCCGTGATTCAATGAGATTCACATTTTTCCATTGGGGCATCCATGCCTGGGCCATTTACGGAATTGTCGCCTTAGTTCTTGCTTATTTCAATTTCCGCCATGGTAAGCCTGGACTGATCAGTGCCACACTTGGACCAATTCTAGGTGAACGCACTGAAGGGACCGCAGGAAAAGTAGTCGATGTAATTTCTGTCGTCGCGACAGTTATTGGTGTGGCAACAACTTTAGGATTTGGAGCTGTACAAATTAACGGGGGGCTTTCTTACCTGTTTGGAATTCCTGCTAGTTTCTTGACCCAATTACTAATTGTCCTGATTGTCACCATTTTATTCATGATTTCAGCATGGTCAGGATTAGGGAAAGGGATTAAGATCCTGAGCAATGTTAATATGCTTTTGGCAGGTCTATTGCTGTTAGCCATGCTGATTCTTGGACCAACTCAATTTATCCTGAATCTATTCACCAATACTATTGGTACCTATCTTCAGAACCTTCCTTCAATGAGCTTCCGTATTTCACCGCTGAATGAAGATGTGCGTTCATGGATAAACGGATGGACCATTTTCTATTGGGCTTGGTGGATTGCATGGGCGCCATTTGTAGGGATTTTTATAGCTCGAGTTTCTAAAGGCCGTACGATAAGGGAGTTTGTTTTTGGAGTTCTTCTTGTACCTTCCCTGATTGGCTTCCTATGGTTTTCCGCATTTGGGGGTTCTGCGATTAAATTGGAGCAGGAGGGGATTGCAAAAATCTCTGAGCTGGCGACCGAAGAAGCATTATTTGGCGTATTCGCTAATTACCCAATGAGTTCATTGTTATCTATTCTTGCAATGATTCTGATTGGTACTTTCTTCATCACTTCAGCGGATTCAGGGACATTTGTTTTAGGCATGATGACAACTAATGGGTCCCTGACACCAGGCAACCGAATCAAATTCATTTGGGGAATCATGCTAGCGGCAATATCCCTGGTGTTGCTATACTCTGGCGGATTACAGGCACTGCAAAATACAATGATCGTCGCTGCGCTGCCATTCTCCATCATCATGGCGATGATGGCCTTAAGTCTAATAAAAGCATTAAACAAAGAGGCAAGAGAGCTAGGAATCGGGAAAATCCCTAAGCGAAAGCAGTAA